The genomic region TATGCAGGTTTAATTGTGCAATATTGCTCCAAACTTAAGGTTTGATAGGTGGATATGAAGTAGGTACCGAATGGCCTAATTTGTATTAAAACAGAGTCCACGTCACGACATTGGGCGATGGTCGTCGCAACGAGCTTTAGATTTCAGGTCACGGCGTGATGAGTAACCCCGTCGTCACAACGAAACCAAGTCAGCATGTCACATTGCGATGAAGAACTCCCTCATGTCATGACATCGACTcgaagttttaaaaattttcaatttagtcctatttcgTGCTCGGATCAACAAatgagctttcgtaagctcgattaAGGCTCGAATTTGATTATGTATCATATTGTAAATGTGTTTATAACATGTTTGTATGTTTGAATTATCATTTTACTATATAATTGATTGTAGTTTCTCCGACAACGAATGTGGCATCTTGTTGCTTGAACCTGACGATTGGATCGGATAAGGAGTGTTAcaaaatatgaattattaatgtatttatattttatataaatataattatgatTCATAAAAATAATCTACAACTATTTTAATTTCAAGATCACTTtctttattttaactttttattcgTTGGATGATGGTAAAAGATATATATCATAGAGCAATACATGTTATATTAAGTGGTAAAAAGTTCGATTCTAGTCTAAGTATTGTGGATGGAGAAAATAATGTTAGAAGATTTTATCTCCCATTTAAGGGTTTAGCCCAGCTTGACTTTAGATTTAGTTGGAGTACAATATGATTACTAGATATTGAAGGGTTCGATCATCCCATAATCTTACCTTAAATATTGTCAAGTTGCTATAATATATAGGATAATCTTATTACcatttattttttaagaaatcttaaaataaaaaatcttaaaatttatgGGTGTaatcttaaattttgaattttttattttttattattttaatcaatttagtatTTTCTATCTCAAATAAAATTTAAGcctaattaaaaacaaaattctcTTTTTCTTAAAAGTaactttaaaattataattattatatttactttaaTGATTTGTTTATTAGTATATTAATTATGATTATAATTACAACTATAGTTGATAAAGCATCAACTTTTTatgaattattataattataatttataaatttatttcaacatcatatatttacttattaatatataaattgtaataaaaaaagaattttaataatttatcatagAAATTTagactaaaaatatttttttaaaaattataaaaatgacaaTATAGTAAAATGTTCAAATCTTATATTccattaaaataaccaaataaaGTAACGTACATTTGAATATTTCACTTCATAAATTTACATTTCGTaatcttattataaaataaaatcttacATTCTTTGAATCAAACATATTTATATTGGTATAAtcatatcaaaataaattttcgtAATCTTATTATGAAATATAATTTGGAAAAACGAGcgaatttgaaattttatgataTTCAAATGTTGAAATAAAGTAAGGcaataaaggaaaaaaaagaaccAATCCATGATAACATATGCAAAAGGACACATAATTTTACTTTAAAGTTCAATTATTAGAAAACAAAAGAATAATTGCATATAAtctaagagaaaagaaaaatatgcTTTCTTGTCCCATGAAAGCCTCCACTCAATGGACAAACTTTTGTCTTCAATGTTATCTTCTCTTTTTTTTAGCTGCTTTTTCATATCTTATCATTCACACTAAACCATTTAGGGTATCACTATTTTAATTTGGTCACACATTTTccctaaactattttttttttaaaatttacattgaAATAAGATATGACAATAAAGAGAGGAAATTAGGGGGTGGATAACATAAATAAATGCACAActactttaatttcaaaatgGCTGGGAAAAATCGCTGTTAAAAAAATTGAGCACTGATTTTGTTgtgtgtgaagcttgatgatgacaTTGCAATTGCTTTGTATTTTGCTTACTTtttctgttctttttttttttttgaaactcatGTCCCCATGATTCATTAGCAGTTCAATTATCTTATCTGATGAAGTCCTTTTCAGTTGAAAATCAAGTAACTTCCTAATGCTCCATCATTTGTAATTTTCTTTTGAAATCGTTAAATAACTTGATGAATTTTTTAACTAATTTTCTtgaatttaatcaaatttttatttttactttttaattgaattatggtttctaattttattttttaaaataatccaacttttttaaaaatttcattaatataAGTATTATACAATTACAAGTTCAATAATATATGTCCCACTAActataacatataattcaatcaataaaaACATAACAgacaataaattaaataaaatcgaaataattttttaaaaaaatcagatAAAATTTACACCACATATGCACAAAATAGGATTAAGACCCAACAACCTAAGTCGTTAAAATGTAAAATCATTTCCATTTCAACCTCCAACCAAATGGAAATGACAAATGATCCATTATTATGAAGTCCTTATCCACTATTTTGTACCCAAAaggaccataaatttgacaaAGATTTGGCCCCAACCTAAATTTATTTGGACTATGAAAACATCCTTAATCCAATCAAATACATCAAATCTTTGATAATTTTTGTTCCTATCAAATCATATCATTTGTTCTGACCATTGTTTTTCATTGTCTCCCCTTCTTACCAATCTAACGGCTCATATTTCATCTTTGGTCTACCCTTTAGCCAGTCCATGGCCTTTTTCAGCCTATCTTTATCAGCTTGTCAATAATTTCATTAAcagtaatataaaaaaaaagaagattaaAATCAAAATCACACCCCCACTATTTTTGAAAAAAGAAGAGCAAATATAACTGTTTTACAGAGTTTACAGTTTTACCGAACCGAAAACAAGGGAGAAAAAACAAAGAAAGGTAACCCTAACATTTTTTTTTACTATTCAAAAGGACTAAAAACTACGACATTTACTGATTTTTTTACTCATAAAAAACTTCAAAGTTTACCACAAAtatctttcttttcctttcttttttttactttttactgCCTTCTAGCAAACCTGGCTCAAAAACCAACTCCAGCCGCGCCAACTTCAAGTGCAGCCGGCTCGAGCTTCCTATTCTTCCAAAAGCAAGCATCGGGTGCAAGCTTAGCCGATGACCTCCTCGGCTCCGACTTACAGCGCGTGAGAACAAACGACTCATACCCTTTAGCCATAGGCCCACAGCCGCCACCTCCCTTAGCTGCCGTAGCCATTGGTGGAGGAGCCGGGAAAGAACAAGACGACCTAGGTGGGTGTAACAAAATAGGAGCAGGATTACGGTCAATGCTGATCCTTGCTTTGGGTTGATCTCCACCGTCTTTTTGTTTGACTTCTGGCTTCTGCtgctgcttcttcttcttcttcttctctggtACACACCTTATGAAATCCGTACTGCACACCCAAGTCTCCTTGGATACCTCCATTGACAGCTTTGGCTCACACATCATTAATAGTAAACAATCTGGCAACAAATCCTCTTGACTCTCACTCTCCTTTGACTTACTTTCTGGATCGGGTTCTCCCATTTCCGGGCATTCGGATTCGGATCTTCCTTGGGTTGTCTCAGTTTCTTTCTCTTCTACTGTTGAAGTTGTACTCTCTTCTTCAGCTTCTTCTTCAACAGCAGCTTTATATTCTTCTTCCTCCGCTTTAACACTAACAGTTTCATTTTCATCTTCAGCTTCTTGTAGGAGTTCTTCTTCAAGGCCACCTTCATTTTCTTCAACATAAAGCTTGTCAAGATAAAATGAAACATGGGGAGAAGTTTCTTCTCTTATTGTTGACTCTTGCTGGTCGTcttcttgttttctttcaatttcttgttCTTGACATTCTAGAATTGTTTCTTCATTTGAACTTCTTCCTGAACTTTCTTCATTTACTTCAGCTTCAGCCCTTAGTACCAAAACAGATTCAGCCTCTGTTTCAACTTCAGCTTCAGCTTCTGGGATTTCTTGTTCCTCAGTGGCTTCACAAGAAACAAACATTTCACTGACTTCACTAAACTCTTGGCGTTCAATTCCTTCTCTTTCCACTTCCACAGCACCCTCTTGaacctcttttttttcttcttcttcttcttgttcaTCTTTTGGCAATGGAGTTTCCAGGAATTTGTTAGCAAGAGCAGCCATTTTAACAGGATCAGATCTACACCTCATCAACAACAAAGCATTCTTGGGTGGTATACAAATACTCACCctacctttttcttcttcttcttcttcatcacccaaataatcatttatttcaatatcCTCAAACACATGTCTCCTTTGACTGCTCCTCATCATTTCACTGCTTTTCCTTCTCTCACCATCATAatcatcatcatcttccccaCCACCAACCACCAGCTCAATCTCCCTCCCTTTCCCTTCCCCTTCTTGCACTGCCACCAACCACCTTGCAAATACAGCCCCACAAGAGCTCCCATTCTCATTGCTCCCATTAGATCCTCTTTTCTCTTCTTTATCCCTTTGGTTAGCCATGCAAGAAGGCCTACAAGGCAAAAAGCAGTTAAACTCAGCCCCAAATGCCCTCAACGCTTCGCAAATAGTCACCGGAAAATGAACCCATTTCTTGCATTCTTGTTGCTGATGATGTTGACTACCGCTGCTCAAAAGATGAAAGCTGCTACTTGCTTCAAGACCATTGCTCCCATTGTTGGCATTGTTAGTATGATCCACTTTCCTGAAACTAACTTCCCCTCTTCTCTTAGATCTGCAAGCTCTAAACTTTTTGCCTTGTTTCTTGGTCTTGACCCTAACTTGACCTATACAAGTAACCTTAGGGGAAGAAGGCTCAGGGTTCTCAAAAGCACACCCTCTTTTCTTGCCATTAGTTGGGAACATGGGTGAAGCCTGGCCACCTTTCATGCTACCGTTGCTTCTCAACCTCCTAGTAAGCGATGAAGAAAGAGAGATTTGGGAAGGTTCCCTAGCACGACCAGGACTAAGGATGGATTTCGAAGAGATTTTCATTGACGAAGAAGAAAGACGTGAGGTGAAACAAATGAAGAGCTCGCTCGTGGTGCTTGTTGCGTTACTGCTGCTGCTACTGTTGTTGATGCTAGTACTTCGATGGGGTCGCTCAAGATCCATTATTTCTTCAagtggtcttttttttttttagtttgacATGACCATTTCAATAGCAAGAAGAACAAAccccaaaaaaggaaaaaattataAGGTTTTTGAGAGATTTTTTTGTGTGAGAGATGGTCAATGAATGAAGAAGAGAAATAATGAGGTTTTATTTGTTTGATTGTAGAGTGGTGGGGTGCAAAGATTTTACAGATAGATTAATGGAAGATAGAGAGAGAGAGGGTTTATTATTTAAGGAAGAAGAGGAACTGTTGGTGTTTTGTCTGTAGCAAAGTGTAAGCTTGCTTTACTTTCTGGTTCCAACGGGGGGCATGGTTGTTAGCATGTTCTCTTTTTTTGGGTGACTGTCTTTAAGTTGATGGAATTGACTATTTTAGCCTTGAATTTTCTAGGGAAAATCATTAGGGGAAAGTCTGTTCTTTTAGGGTCATTAAAAGTGGAAGAAACAACCTTCAAACAAGTGGTGGGCTGAGAGTGAAGTCTGCACAAACTTTGACTGTCTTGATTCTTAACTTATAAAGTTACCTTTAAGATTGGTCAAttgttttattctttttaaaacaagtaAAAATGAGAGGAAATGAATGGTAAAAAtattacaaaacatgttaatagttaaactgtattttatttttattaaaaataaataaattagttttacatgttagatcaaacagtaaattaattatttcattaaaattttatcatttttacggTTAAAACTAATACATTTATGTCAACATAAAGTAAATGTAACACAACATGTGTAATTGTTCGATTATTTTATAAGTCATGTCATttattaacaataaaaataaatgaaatttttaatgaaaGGATCGATTTGCCTTTTTATCTAATATACATGATTAATTTGCTCATCTTTTGAGAAAATGAACAAAATACAATTTGACTCATAGTATAAGATTTCCATGATGCTTTTTCTTAAAAACGGAATTATAAAGAAAAAATtggtaaatttaatttttattttatttttatatgtattgtGTTTATAATTTTCTTTTGTCATAATAATACTTTATAaaaggttatatatgtaatatcccgaatcagggcctaatcggaatagtggttttgtgaccacaaatccaagatagaaataattattttgcaattattttgatgtttatgatatgattgtatgattgtgtgaaaatttcgtgatgaaattctatgcctaaagtgcttaaattgaaagtagggactaaatcgaataagttgcaaaacttgcattctagaagcttttagtatgaaattgttttggaatattaatgaggaggtcttaaatagcaatttgaccaattttaagctcatggacaaattaggacatggaaggaatttttggaaagtttagtagtaagggtattttggtcatttagttattaaaatgaattaaaaacaaaattaaaagccaatttttgtccatcttcttcattaggccgaaatttcaagggttctccatagctagggtttgtttcaagcttccaagctccataatcaagaaagacgtggaatcgacctcaatcgaggaaaagaaaagattgtggactaaattgcaaaatctttgtattttggtaccaaggtaagttcatgtgtaaataatgtagcataattgttatttttaagttattgatattaattatgtgttatgctgaattttattatgaaatgtatgctttgtggttaatttcaaataatatgtaaattatgtgaactacttgttaaatataattgttaccgagtattgatttcggcattctacgaaagacggcaaggataagtgttcgaggaaaaagcccgtttgaaccttaggaatagattaggatacaagtgacatgtcactaggatggttgagcatccgaactcgttgagttgagtccgagttcacttatggatgcgaatgtccgaactcgttgagttgagtccgagttcgtgagatgtaactaggcatccgagctcgttgagttgagtccgagttcacttatggatgcgaacgcccgagctcgttgagttgagtccgagttcgcttatgggcgggttacatgattgcttgattgtatatatggcacttatgtgcaagttatccatgtatccgaattatattccgatgtgttcaacgggtaaagttctactcaaatggaggaaaatttcgagatgtaaagagacgtattggtaagtgatatgaaatggatattttggacaggtatgtatttaaccctcgggttgagtattgatacaaccacgataaggtaataagatgatgaagaatgattaaaaatg from Gossypium arboreum isolate Shixiya-1 chromosome 1, ASM2569848v2, whole genome shotgun sequence harbors:
- the LOC108483778 gene encoding uncharacterized protein LOC108483778: MDLERPHRSTSINNSSSSSNATSTTSELFICFTSRLSSSSMKISSKSILSPGRAREPSQISLSSSLTRRLRSNGSMKGGQASPMFPTNGKKRGCAFENPEPSSPKVTCIGQVRVKTKKQGKKFRACRSKRRGEVSFRKVDHTNNANNGSNGLEASSSFHLLSSGSQHHQQQECKKWVHFPVTICEALRAFGAEFNCFLPCRPSCMANQRDKEEKRGSNGSNENGSSCGAVFARWLVAVQEGEGKGREIELVVGGGEDDDDYDGERRKSSEMMRSSQRRHVFEDIEINDYLGDEEEEEEKGRVSICIPPKNALLLMRCRSDPVKMAALANKFLETPLPKDEQEEEEEKKEVQEGAVEVEREGIERQEFSEVSEMFVSCEATEEQEIPEAEAEVETEAESVLVLRAEAEVNEESSGRSSNEETILECQEQEIERKQEDDQQESTIREETSPHVSFYLDKLYVEENEGGLEEELLQEAEDENETVSVKAEEEEYKAAVEEEAEEESTTSTVEEKETETTQGRSESECPEMGEPDPESKSKESESQEDLLPDCLLLMMCEPKLSMEVSKETWVCSTDFIRCVPEKKKKKKQQQKPEVKQKDGGDQPKARISIDRNPAPILLHPPRSSCSFPAPPPMATAAKGGGGCGPMAKGYESFVLTRCKSEPRRSSAKLAPDACFWKNRKLEPAALEVGAAGVGF